The Coffea arabica cultivar ET-39 chromosome 4e, Coffea Arabica ET-39 HiFi, whole genome shotgun sequence genome includes a window with the following:
- the LOC113742488 gene encoding probable transmembrane ascorbate ferrireductase 4: MPPASRMEPTSTGAGWEANAAKKTTRWLLGFLNFWHKGEVRTTRVRVLPWHVFLGHYTYALAVVTAETGLLEKLTFLQTRGDVLRRCTESMVVNGLGLGLALLSGIVILAAVLPKHEAPHFKMMYTNNKCLSSQ, from the exons ATGCCGCCGGCGTCACGGATGGAACCAACGTCGACTGGTGCGG GTTGGGAAGCAAATGCTGCTAAAAAGACTACTAGG TGGTTGCTGGGATTTCTGAACTTCTGGCATAAAGGAGAGGTGCGAACCACAAGGGTGAGAGTCTTGCCATGGCATGTCTTTCTTGGCCACTACACATATGCTTTGGCAGTGGTAACAGCTGAGACAGGGCTTCTGGAAAAATTGACATTCTTGCAAACCAGAGGAGATGTATTGAGACGTTGCACCGAGTCAATGGTTGTGAACGGTTTAGGACTTGGATTGGCCCTTCTGAGTGGTATTGTAATATTAGCAGCAGTTTTACCAAAGCATGAAGCTCCACACTTTAAGATGATGTACACAAACAACAAATGCTTGTCTTCTCAGTAA